One Larus michahellis chromosome 20, bLarMic1.1, whole genome shotgun sequence genomic window carries:
- the LOC141733383 gene encoding surfactant protein C-like: MESSTKEVVVVEEPLDPEKCCGSGCCPQGCCKPGCCCWPCTVCCAKCARCCCLPRCCKCPSCPGCPGCPGCCGCLKRAFCFVPRLLCYLPRKLLSCHHLKCLLITVVVVVLLVVIIAGALLMWLRADQRHADAVLRMGLQRGLAWEEDAATFYLDGGDGNPATVVYDYKNLLVSYRSHPRRACYVTRVDKDNIPGLDAIAKTFQRRQAEKRLAMPLADRSLLGTTASILCSIVPVYWA, encoded by the exons ATGGAGAGCAGCACGaaagaggtggtggtggttgaAGAGCCGCTG GACCCGGAGAAGTGCTGCGGCTCCGGCTGCtgcccccagggatgctgcaaaccgggctgctgctgctggccctgcacCGTCTGCTGCGCCAAATGCGCccggtgctgctgcctgccccgctgctgcAAATGCCCCAGCTGCCCCGGTTGCCCCGGTTGCCCCGGTTGTTGCGGTTGCTTGAAGCGAGCCTTCTGCTTCGTGCCTCGCCTCCTCTGCTACCTGCCCCGCAAGCTCCTCAGCTGCCACCACCTCAAGTGCCTCCTCAtcacggtggtggtggtggtcctgCTGGTGGTCATCATCGCCGGCGCCCTGCTGATGTGGCTGCGGGCGGACCAGCGGCACGCCGACGCC gtccTGCGGATGGGGCTGCAGAGAGGACTGGCCTGGGAAGAGGACGCGGCCACTTTCTACCTGGATGGTGGGGATGGAAACCCGGCCACCGTCGTCTACGATTACAAGAAC CTGCTGGTGAGCTACAGATCCCATCCCCGCCGCGCCTGCTACGTCACCCGCGTGGACAAGGACAACATCCCGGGGCTGGATGCCATCGCCAAGACCTTCCAGCGTCGGCAG GCTGAGAAGAGGCTCGCCATGCCCTTGGCCGATCGCTCCCTGCTGGGCACCACGGCGAGCATCCTCTGCAGCATCGTCCCCGTCTACTGGGCTTAG
- the SFTPC gene encoding surfactant protein C, with amino-acid sequence MDGSSKEALMEEAPPRYTASPRLPCIPHQLKCLLVVVVVVVVLVVVIVAFLLLGLHITETHAETVLRMTIHGLDGEGTPQHLSMSKKERTGTFAVRDGLNATAVVVYDYSKLLVGYRSWRHRACYITRVDKDNMPGLDAVTKTFQHRQAEMKGAGDNAMPLADRSILGTTVNILCSTVPVYWA; translated from the exons ATGGACGGCAGCTCCAAAGAGGCGCTGATGGAGGAGGCACCTCCG aggTACACGGCctccccccgcctgccctgcatcccccacCAGCTCAAGTGCCTCCTggtcgtggtggtggtggtggtcgtcCTCGTGGTGGTCATCgtcgccttcctcctcctggggctgcacatCACCGAGACGCACGCCGAAACG GTCTTGCGAATGACCATCCATGGTCTGGACGGCGAAGGGACCCCCCAACACCTCTCCATGAGCAAGAAGGAGAGGACGGGGACGTTCGCCGTGCGGGACGGGCTCAACGCCACCGCCGTGGTGGTGTACGACTACAGCAAG CTGCTGGTCGGCTACAGGTCCTGGCGGCACCGCGCCTGCTACATCACCCGCGTGGACAAGGACAACATGCCGGGGCTGGACGCCGTCACCAAGACCTTCCAGCATCGGCAG GCTGAGATGAAGGGGGCTGGGGACAACGCCATGCCCTTGGCCGACCGCTCCATCCTGGGCACCACCGTGAACATCCTCTGCAGCACCGTCCCCGTGTACTGGGCGTAG
- the LGI3 gene encoding leucine-rich repeat LGI family member 3 isoform X1 produces the protein MLGLSLSRIPPSLPPSRSTGAWCAAEQRVACRQPPPPPLLPLRTEISREGEEEKASPPFPGTTGGEGPAPGKETGLGQGVMELRRGRRMPRGQLSALLLFLALAWLWLPAGGRRPPRPPPCPPSCSCTRDTAFCVDSKAVPRNLPPEVISLTMVNAAFTEIREAAFAHIPSLQFLLLNSNKFTLIGDNAFAGLSHLQYLCVGRGRGQGDGTGRAGVPAGDRAPQGGRATVSSHPRFIENNDIQALSKATFRGLKSLTHLSLANNNLQTLPRGLFKPLDILSDLDLRGNTLACDCKIKWLVEWLESTNTTVPAVFCSSPGQFEGQRIRDLALGDFQCITTDFVVHQVLPFQSVSAEPFTYASDLYVALAQPGASSCAVLKWDYVERKLRDFDRIPAHSAVHCKPIVAQDQLYVVVAQLFGGSYIYRWDTAVDKFIKIQDIDSQKTRKPNDIEAFQIEGDWYFVIADSSKAGSTSLYRLNQNGFYSHQALHAWHRDTDVEYVENDGKPRLIISSSSQAPVIYQWNRGQKQFAPQGEVGEMLDVQMVKHFKVKRDQFLCLSRYIGDSKVVRWEGQRFIELQTLPSRGSMVMQPFSVGQRQYLALGSDFSFTHVYLWEEEKQKFSKFQELSVQAPRAFRYVAAADVQLLLAPSFKANTLVYRHVVVDLSL, from the exons ATGCTCGGGCTGTCACTCAgccgcatccctccctccctccctccttcccgcaGCACAGGAGCATGGTGCGCTGCAGAGCAGCGGGTCGCATGCCGGcagcctccgccgccgccgctgcttcCCCTCCGCACTGAAATCTCccgggaaggagaagaggaaaaggcttCCCCGCCGTTCCCCGGCACAACAGGAGGAGAGGGACCAGCTCCGGGGAAAGAAACAGGGCTAGGCCAGGGCGTGATGGAGCTGCGGCGCGGGAGGAGGATGCCGAGGGGCCAGCTCTCggctcttctcctcttcctcgccTTGGCCTGGCTCTGGCTGCCGGCGGGGGGTCGGCggcccccccggccacccccttGCCCCCCGAGCTGCTCCTGCACCCGGGACACAGCTTTCTGCGTGGACTCCAAGGCTGTGCCCAGGAATCTGCCCCCCGAGGTCATCTCGCT GACGATGGTGAACGCAGCCTTCACGGAGATCCGAGAGGCAGCCTTCGCCCACATCCCCTCGCTGCAGTTCCT CCTGCTCAACTCCAACAAGTTCACGCTGATCGGGGACAACGCCTTCGCCGGCCTCTCGCACCTCCAGTACCTGTGCgtgggacggggacggggacaaggggaTGGCACGGGGAGGGCGGGGGTACCCGCAGGGGATCGGGCCCCTCAGGGCGGCCGTGCCACcgtctcctcccaccccaggtTCATCGAGAACAATGACATCCAGGCGCTCTCGAAGGCCACTTTCCGCGGGCTCAAGTCCCTGACCCACCT GTCCTTGGCCAACAACAACCTGCAGACGCTGCCCCGGGGGCTCTTCAAGCCGCTGGACATCCTGAGCGACCT GGACCTGCGGGGCAACACGCTGGCCTGCGACTGCAAGATCAAGTGGTTGgtggagtggctggagagcaccAACACCACGGTCCCCGCCGTCTTCTGCAGCAGCCCCGGGCAGTTCGAAGGCCAGCGGATCCGGGACCTGGCGCTGGGTGACTTCCAGTGCATCACCACGG ACTTCGTGGTCCACCAGGTCCTGCCCTTCCAGTCGGTGTCTGCCGAGCCCTTCACCTACGCCAGCGACCTGTACGTCGCCCTGGCGCAGCCCGGTGCCAGCAGCTGTGCCGTCCTCAAGTGGGACTACGTGGAGCGCAAGCTGCGTGACTTCGACCGCATCCCCG CTCACTCGGCGGTGCACTGCAAGCCCATCGTGGCGCAGGACCAGCTGTACGTGGTGGTGGCCCAGCTCTTCGGCGGCTCCTACATCTACCGCTGGGACACCGCCGTGGACAAGTTCATCAAGATCCAGGACATCGACAGCCAGAAGACCCGCAAGCCCAACGACATCGAAGCCTTCCAGATCGAAGGCGACTGGTACTTTGTCATCGCCGACAGCTCCAAAGCGGGTTCCACCAGCCTCTACCGCCTCAACCAGAATGGCTTCTACTCCCACCAAGCCCTCCACGCCTGGCACCGCGACACCGACGTGGAATACGTGGAGAACGACGGCAAACCCCGGCTGAtcatctccagcagctcccaAGCCCCCGTCATCTACCAGTGGAACCGGGGGCAGAAGCAATTCGCCCCCCAGGGGGAGGTCGGGGAGATGCTGGACGTGCAGATGGTGAAGCACTTCAAGGTGAAGCGGGACCAGTTCCTCTGCCTCAGCCGCTACATCGGCGACTCCAAGGTGGTGCGATGGGAAGGGCAGCGCTTCATCGAGCTCCAGACGCTGCCGTCCCGCGGCTCCATGGTGATGCAGCCCTTCTCGGTGGGGCAACGGCAGTACCTGGCCCTGGGCAGTGACTTCTCCTTCACCCACGTCtacctgtgggaagaggagaagcagaaattCTCCAAGTTTCAGGAGCTGTCGGTGCAGGCGCCGCGGGCTTTCCGCTACGTGGCAGCTGCCGACGTGCAGCTCCTCCTGGCTCCCAGCTTCAAGGCCAACACGCTGGTCTACCGGCACGTGGTGGTGGACCTCAGCCTCTAG
- the LGI3 gene encoding leucine-rich repeat LGI family member 3 isoform X2 → MLGLSLSRIPPSLPPSRSTGAWCAAEQRVACRQPPPPPLLPLRTEISREGEEEKASPPFPGTTGGEGPAPGKETGLGQGVMELRRGRRMPRGQLSALLLFLALAWLWLPAGGRRPPRPPPCPPSCSCTRDTAFCVDSKAVPRNLPPEVISLTMVNAAFTEIREAAFAHIPSLQFLLLNSNKFTLIGDNAFAGLSHLQYLFIENNDIQALSKATFRGLKSLTHLSLANNNLQTLPRGLFKPLDILSDLDLRGNTLACDCKIKWLVEWLESTNTTVPAVFCSSPGQFEGQRIRDLALGDFQCITTDFVVHQVLPFQSVSAEPFTYASDLYVALAQPGASSCAVLKWDYVERKLRDFDRIPAHSAVHCKPIVAQDQLYVVVAQLFGGSYIYRWDTAVDKFIKIQDIDSQKTRKPNDIEAFQIEGDWYFVIADSSKAGSTSLYRLNQNGFYSHQALHAWHRDTDVEYVENDGKPRLIISSSSQAPVIYQWNRGQKQFAPQGEVGEMLDVQMVKHFKVKRDQFLCLSRYIGDSKVVRWEGQRFIELQTLPSRGSMVMQPFSVGQRQYLALGSDFSFTHVYLWEEEKQKFSKFQELSVQAPRAFRYVAAADVQLLLAPSFKANTLVYRHVVVDLSL, encoded by the exons ATGCTCGGGCTGTCACTCAgccgcatccctccctccctccctccttcccgcaGCACAGGAGCATGGTGCGCTGCAGAGCAGCGGGTCGCATGCCGGcagcctccgccgccgccgctgcttcCCCTCCGCACTGAAATCTCccgggaaggagaagaggaaaaggcttCCCCGCCGTTCCCCGGCACAACAGGAGGAGAGGGACCAGCTCCGGGGAAAGAAACAGGGCTAGGCCAGGGCGTGATGGAGCTGCGGCGCGGGAGGAGGATGCCGAGGGGCCAGCTCTCggctcttctcctcttcctcgccTTGGCCTGGCTCTGGCTGCCGGCGGGGGGTCGGCggcccccccggccacccccttGCCCCCCGAGCTGCTCCTGCACCCGGGACACAGCTTTCTGCGTGGACTCCAAGGCTGTGCCCAGGAATCTGCCCCCCGAGGTCATCTCGCT GACGATGGTGAACGCAGCCTTCACGGAGATCCGAGAGGCAGCCTTCGCCCACATCCCCTCGCTGCAGTTCCT CCTGCTCAACTCCAACAAGTTCACGCTGATCGGGGACAACGCCTTCGCCGGCCTCTCGCACCTCCAGTACCT gtTCATCGAGAACAATGACATCCAGGCGCTCTCGAAGGCCACTTTCCGCGGGCTCAAGTCCCTGACCCACCT GTCCTTGGCCAACAACAACCTGCAGACGCTGCCCCGGGGGCTCTTCAAGCCGCTGGACATCCTGAGCGACCT GGACCTGCGGGGCAACACGCTGGCCTGCGACTGCAAGATCAAGTGGTTGgtggagtggctggagagcaccAACACCACGGTCCCCGCCGTCTTCTGCAGCAGCCCCGGGCAGTTCGAAGGCCAGCGGATCCGGGACCTGGCGCTGGGTGACTTCCAGTGCATCACCACGG ACTTCGTGGTCCACCAGGTCCTGCCCTTCCAGTCGGTGTCTGCCGAGCCCTTCACCTACGCCAGCGACCTGTACGTCGCCCTGGCGCAGCCCGGTGCCAGCAGCTGTGCCGTCCTCAAGTGGGACTACGTGGAGCGCAAGCTGCGTGACTTCGACCGCATCCCCG CTCACTCGGCGGTGCACTGCAAGCCCATCGTGGCGCAGGACCAGCTGTACGTGGTGGTGGCCCAGCTCTTCGGCGGCTCCTACATCTACCGCTGGGACACCGCCGTGGACAAGTTCATCAAGATCCAGGACATCGACAGCCAGAAGACCCGCAAGCCCAACGACATCGAAGCCTTCCAGATCGAAGGCGACTGGTACTTTGTCATCGCCGACAGCTCCAAAGCGGGTTCCACCAGCCTCTACCGCCTCAACCAGAATGGCTTCTACTCCCACCAAGCCCTCCACGCCTGGCACCGCGACACCGACGTGGAATACGTGGAGAACGACGGCAAACCCCGGCTGAtcatctccagcagctcccaAGCCCCCGTCATCTACCAGTGGAACCGGGGGCAGAAGCAATTCGCCCCCCAGGGGGAGGTCGGGGAGATGCTGGACGTGCAGATGGTGAAGCACTTCAAGGTGAAGCGGGACCAGTTCCTCTGCCTCAGCCGCTACATCGGCGACTCCAAGGTGGTGCGATGGGAAGGGCAGCGCTTCATCGAGCTCCAGACGCTGCCGTCCCGCGGCTCCATGGTGATGCAGCCCTTCTCGGTGGGGCAACGGCAGTACCTGGCCCTGGGCAGTGACTTCTCCTTCACCCACGTCtacctgtgggaagaggagaagcagaaattCTCCAAGTTTCAGGAGCTGTCGGTGCAGGCGCCGCGGGCTTTCCGCTACGTGGCAGCTGCCGACGTGCAGCTCCTCCTGGCTCCCAGCTTCAAGGCCAACACGCTGGTCTACCGGCACGTGGTGGTGGACCTCAGCCTCTAG
- the LGI3 gene encoding leucine-rich repeat LGI family member 3 isoform X3 has translation MELRRGRRMPRGQLSALLLFLALAWLWLPAGGRRPPRPPPCPPSCSCTRDTAFCVDSKAVPRNLPPEVISLTMVNAAFTEIREAAFAHIPSLQFLLLNSNKFTLIGDNAFAGLSHLQYLFIENNDIQALSKATFRGLKSLTHLSLANNNLQTLPRGLFKPLDILSDLDLRGNTLACDCKIKWLVEWLESTNTTVPAVFCSSPGQFEGQRIRDLALGDFQCITTDFVVHQVLPFQSVSAEPFTYASDLYVALAQPGASSCAVLKWDYVERKLRDFDRIPAHSAVHCKPIVAQDQLYVVVAQLFGGSYIYRWDTAVDKFIKIQDIDSQKTRKPNDIEAFQIEGDWYFVIADSSKAGSTSLYRLNQNGFYSHQALHAWHRDTDVEYVENDGKPRLIISSSSQAPVIYQWNRGQKQFAPQGEVGEMLDVQMVKHFKVKRDQFLCLSRYIGDSKVVRWEGQRFIELQTLPSRGSMVMQPFSVGQRQYLALGSDFSFTHVYLWEEEKQKFSKFQELSVQAPRAFRYVAAADVQLLLAPSFKANTLVYRHVVVDLSL, from the exons ATGGAGCTGCGGCGCGGGAGGAGGATGCCGAGGGGCCAGCTCTCggctcttctcctcttcctcgccTTGGCCTGGCTCTGGCTGCCGGCGGGGGGTCGGCggcccccccggccacccccttGCCCCCCGAGCTGCTCCTGCACCCGGGACACAGCTTTCTGCGTGGACTCCAAGGCTGTGCCCAGGAATCTGCCCCCCGAGGTCATCTCGCT GACGATGGTGAACGCAGCCTTCACGGAGATCCGAGAGGCAGCCTTCGCCCACATCCCCTCGCTGCAGTTCCT CCTGCTCAACTCCAACAAGTTCACGCTGATCGGGGACAACGCCTTCGCCGGCCTCTCGCACCTCCAGTACCT gtTCATCGAGAACAATGACATCCAGGCGCTCTCGAAGGCCACTTTCCGCGGGCTCAAGTCCCTGACCCACCT GTCCTTGGCCAACAACAACCTGCAGACGCTGCCCCGGGGGCTCTTCAAGCCGCTGGACATCCTGAGCGACCT GGACCTGCGGGGCAACACGCTGGCCTGCGACTGCAAGATCAAGTGGTTGgtggagtggctggagagcaccAACACCACGGTCCCCGCCGTCTTCTGCAGCAGCCCCGGGCAGTTCGAAGGCCAGCGGATCCGGGACCTGGCGCTGGGTGACTTCCAGTGCATCACCACGG ACTTCGTGGTCCACCAGGTCCTGCCCTTCCAGTCGGTGTCTGCCGAGCCCTTCACCTACGCCAGCGACCTGTACGTCGCCCTGGCGCAGCCCGGTGCCAGCAGCTGTGCCGTCCTCAAGTGGGACTACGTGGAGCGCAAGCTGCGTGACTTCGACCGCATCCCCG CTCACTCGGCGGTGCACTGCAAGCCCATCGTGGCGCAGGACCAGCTGTACGTGGTGGTGGCCCAGCTCTTCGGCGGCTCCTACATCTACCGCTGGGACACCGCCGTGGACAAGTTCATCAAGATCCAGGACATCGACAGCCAGAAGACCCGCAAGCCCAACGACATCGAAGCCTTCCAGATCGAAGGCGACTGGTACTTTGTCATCGCCGACAGCTCCAAAGCGGGTTCCACCAGCCTCTACCGCCTCAACCAGAATGGCTTCTACTCCCACCAAGCCCTCCACGCCTGGCACCGCGACACCGACGTGGAATACGTGGAGAACGACGGCAAACCCCGGCTGAtcatctccagcagctcccaAGCCCCCGTCATCTACCAGTGGAACCGGGGGCAGAAGCAATTCGCCCCCCAGGGGGAGGTCGGGGAGATGCTGGACGTGCAGATGGTGAAGCACTTCAAGGTGAAGCGGGACCAGTTCCTCTGCCTCAGCCGCTACATCGGCGACTCCAAGGTGGTGCGATGGGAAGGGCAGCGCTTCATCGAGCTCCAGACGCTGCCGTCCCGCGGCTCCATGGTGATGCAGCCCTTCTCGGTGGGGCAACGGCAGTACCTGGCCCTGGGCAGTGACTTCTCCTTCACCCACGTCtacctgtgggaagaggagaagcagaaattCTCCAAGTTTCAGGAGCTGTCGGTGCAGGCGCCGCGGGCTTTCCGCTACGTGGCAGCTGCCGACGTGCAGCTCCTCCTGGCTCCCAGCTTCAAGGCCAACACGCTGGTCTACCGGCACGTGGTGGTGGACCTCAGCCTCTAG